The following proteins come from a genomic window of Acidobacteriota bacterium:
- a CDS encoding 23S rRNA (pseudouridine(1915)-N(3))-methyltransferase RlmH, producing MKIQLLSVGKPKDVEAGRLHDRYAERVRQLGVPWDCRWVPEERLGSKYSDAHVRQREARSLLATLDARDRVIALHPAGTLRDTEQLARELPGWCRPRGVFVIGGPTGLHDDVLERSHLVWSLSPLTFPHELARVVLAEQLYRALSLQRGLPYHKA from the coding sequence TTGAAGATCCAGCTCCTCTCCGTCGGCAAGCCGAAGGACGTCGAAGCGGGTCGCCTGCACGACCGCTACGCGGAGCGGGTAAGGCAGTTGGGTGTGCCCTGGGACTGCCGGTGGGTCCCCGAAGAGAGACTCGGCTCGAAGTACAGCGACGCCCACGTCCGTCAACGAGAGGCGCGGTCGCTGCTTGCCACCCTTGACGCCCGTGATCGGGTGATCGCCCTCCACCCCGCCGGGACGCTCCGAGACACCGAACAGCTGGCCCGCGAGTTGCCGGGCTGGTGTCGCCCCCGCGGTGTGTTCGTCATCGGCGGCCCGACGGGACTCCACGACGACGTGCTGGAGCGATCGCATCTGGTCTGGTCCCTGTCACCCCTGACATTTCCCCATGAGCTGGCGCGGGTGGTGCTGGCCGAACAACTCTATCGGGCTCTGAGCCTCCAGCGAGGACTGCCGTACCACAAGGCCTAG